TTCAGCGGACCGACCGGAAGGGGACCACGCGCGTGGTCCCCTTTTCGGCGTTCCGGGCGGCCTCGCGGAGCGGGGCGGGGGTGTGGTAAGGCATGTCGGCGGCGGAGGGGGGTATGGGCAAGCGACAGCGGGGGCAGGGAATGGCAAAGGACGACGGCAGCTTCCGGCTGGTGGTCGCCTGTTCGCTGGGCGGGGTGGCGGTCAGCGTGGCCCTCGGCTCGCTGCTGCTGTCGCGATGGACGCCCCGGACGGAGAACACGGTGGTCGAACGGGCGATCCACAACATGGACCGGGAGACCTGCGAGCGGGTTCTGCACTCCTTCACGCAGCCGCAGCCGATGGGCACCCGCGTGCTGTGGCTGTGGGCGGAGGAATCGACGCCGGGCGTCTTCACCGGAGCGCCCTGGACGTCGCGGGTGACCGGACCGGGCGTGCAGACGGCGGCGGCCGGGGCCACGGCCGGGGCTGGTGCTGGAGGTGTGGCCGGCCGCTCCCCCCGTCCCTACGCCTTCGATCCGGCCTCCCAGGCGGCTCCGGAGGCGGCCTGCTCCTTCCCGAACAACTCCCTGCACATCGTGTCGGTGGAGTATCCGCCCAAGCCCGACGCCGCTCCGGGAACCGGCAGGCCGTAAAAAGGAAAAGGGCCGGCCGCTGGAAGCGGCCGGCCCTTTTCGGCAGGCGTTGCGCCGGATGGAAGCGCCGCCTTACTCCTCGCGGTTGCCCATGAGCTGGAGGAGCATCTGGAAGAGGTTGATGAAGTTGAGGTAGAGCGAGAGGGCGCCCATGACGGCGAGCTTGGTGTTGCCCTCGTGCCCGTAGCCCTCGGCGTACTCTTCCTTGATGCGCTGGGTGTCGTAGGCGGTCAGGCCGGTGAAGATCACCACGCCGATCACCGAGATGGCGAACTGCAGCGCGCTGGAGCCGACGAAGATGTTGACCAGGCTGGCGATGACGATGCCGATCAGGCCCATCATCAGGAACGAGCCCATCTTCGACAGGTCGGCCTTGGTGGTGTAGCCCCACAGGCTCATCGCCGCGAACATCGCCGCGGTGATGAAGAACACCCGCGCCACGCTGGCCCCGGTGAAGACCAGGAAGATCGACGCCATCGACACGCCCATCACCGCGCAGAAGGCCCAGAACAGCCCCTGCAGCGCGCTCGCCGACATCGCGTGGAAGCGGAAGGACAGCACCATGATGAAGGCCAGCGGCGCCAGCATCACCACCCACTTCAGCGGGGTCGTGAAGATCGGAACGTACAGCGCCGGCGTGCTCGCCACGAACAGCGCCACAAGCCCCGTCACGCCCAGGCCGAGCATCATGAAGTTGTAGACCCGCAGCATGTGCTTGCGCAGGCCCTCGTCGAACGCCGCGCCGTAGGCCGGCGCCGCGCTGCCGAATTGGTTGCCGTAGAAGGGTCCGCTCATCGTCTCACCATGTCCTTCGGATGCTTGTCGTTCAGATGCTTGTCGTTCGTGCGTCTGCTTCAGAACCACGCCATGCGGGCGTCGCGGGCGTGGGCCAGGATTTCCTTTTCCGGCTGCTCGCCGCACAGCGCGTAGACCGTCGTTCCGACCTGCCAGTAGGCGACCGAGACGTTGCCGATCCGCTCCGCCTGGGGTTCGGTGACGGCGAAGCGGTCGACCTCGCTGGCGAACAGCGTGATCAGCTGCGACCCGCCGTGGCGGTAGGCCGCCTGCACCGCGACCCCGCCGTCCCAGGCCACCGTGCGCAGCCCGTCCGGGGCCTGCCCGATGTCGAGCTGCGGGATCGGCACCGCGACTTCCGGATTGGCGGGGGCGAGCCGGTTGACCAGGGATTGGGCGGCGTCGGCGAACGGCTTGAAGTCGATCCCGCTGTGCAGCGCCTGCTGGTGGGTCTGGGCCGCGATGGTGATGTAGTGGGTGGCCGCGTGGGCCGTGGCCACCGGGTTGACCGACAGGGACGACACCGCGCTGTGCGCCGTCCAGCCGAGACCGACGAGGCAGAGCGCCGCGACGGCGCGCCGCCCGCGGCCCGAGCCGGTGGCGGCCCGTGCCCGCGCCCGGTTCATCAGCTCCGCCGCCGGGCGGCGCCACAGGGCGCCCCACTGCTTGCGGCGCGGCAGCGGCGCGCCGGCGCCGACCGCCGGCTGGGCCGGGGCGGGGGAGGCGGCCGGTTCGGGCGCGGCCAGCTCCGGCTCCGCCTTCTCAACGGCCGGACCGGCTATGAACAGGCGGATCTCGTCGCGCACCCGCATGTCGTGCATGACGCGGGCGGCCTCCTCCGGATTGGCTTCCAGATAGGCTTCCACCTCGATGCGGCGCTGCGCGTCGAGTTCGCCGTCCACATAGGCGTTCAGGTCGATGTCGCTGATCGGTTCGTTCATGGTCATTTCACCACGCGCAACGGGGGGCGCTGGACCCGGTCTGATGAGGTGCGGTCGGACTGGTCCGACGCCGGCTGGCGCCCGCCGCCCGTCTTGGCCCGCAGCGCGTCGCGCGCACGGCCCAGGCGGGACATCAGGGTGCCCACGGGGATGCCCAGGCACTCCGCGGCGTCCCGGTAGGACATGCCGTCGAGCGCCACGAGCACCAGGGCCTCCCGCTGTTCGACCGGCAGGGTCATCAGGGCCGCGATGGTCTGGCCGAGATGGACGTGGCTCAACTGCGCGGGCGGGGAGCCTTCCTCCGCCATCGAGCTGAGCTCGCCGGTCGCCTGGCGTTCGGCCTGCTGGCGCCGCCAGCGGTCCACGAATGTGTTGTGGACGATGGCGAGCAGCCACTTGCGCAGATCGCGCCCGTCCGTGAAGGACGACGCCCCCTCGATGGCCTTGACGAGCGCCTCCTGGACAAGGTCCTCCGCCTGATCGGGGTCGCGCATCAGGACCAGGGCGTAGCGCCTCAGAACGTCCAGATGCTGTCCCAGCTCGTCTCTCATCACCGTCCCGGATTGGTTCTTCACACTCGGCATACGGATCATGCCGTGGCTTAATCCGCTCCGGGGGAAAAAATCGCCACGGGATTGGCTTGCGCGCGGACGCGGGGCGGAGTAGGTCAGAAGCGCCTGGAGCCCTGGAGGATGCTGGGGTTCCGCCATGAACAAGGGGAGTAGGGAATGACGAAGGCCGATCTCATCGACGCGATCGCCGGCAAGCTGGGCGGCACCAAGGCCGACGCCGGCAAGGCGCTGGACGCGGTTCTGGAGAGCCTGCAGGACGCGCTGGTCAAGGGGGAGACGGTCAAGCTGCCGGGCTTCGGCCAGTTCGAGATCGCCGAGCGCGGCGAGCGCACGGGCCGCAACCCGCAGACCGGTGCGGAGATCAAGATCGCCGCCTCCAAGGCGCCGAAGTTCTCCGCCGGCAAGGCCCTCAAGGACGCCGTCAACGGCAAGGCCGAGTAAGCCTTCCGCAAGGACAGTCCTTGTATTGGATGAGGGGGCGGCGGCAACGCCGCCCCTTTCGTCTTTCCAAATTTCTTGGTGACGTCATGAGCAACAACAGCGTCTATCGCTGGATCAAGGTCGAAGGACGGTGGGAGCCGGCGCAGCAACTGGCCGATGGATCCTATATGCCGATCGGCGACATCGTGCCGCTGTCCGCCCGCAGCGTGAAGGTCGGCCCGGTGATCGAGCCGCCGCCCCGCAACGCCGCCCCCAAGGACGACGAGTAAACCCCGCCTCTCACTCGGAGGGCCGGGCGTGGCCGAGCATGGCGCGGACGGCGCCGATCGCGGCCTGGAAGCTGAAGGGCTTGTGCAGGACGCGCAGCCGCTCCGACTCCGGGTGCCAGAGGGCGCCGCTGTCGGCGGTCATGACGATCACCGGCAGGGTCGGCCGCCGCGCCCGGGTCCGGCGAATCAGCTCGTTTCCATCCATCACCGGCATGCGCAGGTCGGTCATCAGCAGCGACGCCGGGCCGCTTTCCAGGGCGGTGATGGCTTCCAACCCGTTGTGGGTCAGCGTGACGCGCAGCCCCTGGCCTTCCAGCGTGTCGGCAAGGGCCAGGGCTTCGAGGCGTTCATCCTCGGCGACGAGGATGTGCGGAACGGACTCCATGGTTCGGCCTGACAATGCAACGCAAAGGGAGTAAGGGGTACGTTGCGGCCGGCCGAATGGATTTCCCCTGATTGCGGAGGGTGATCGAGAAGTCGGGGATCAGGCGCAGTGGTTCAGGCGCAGTGGTTCAGGCGCAATCGGCGAGGTCGGCCAGGGCGTCGGCGTCCAGCAGCTCGACCCGGCCGCCGTCCAGGATGCGGATCAGGCGCGAGGTCTTCAGCTTGGTGAAGCCGCGGGACACCGTCTCCGTGGTCAGGCCGAGATGGTCGGCGATGTCGCAGCGGCTCATCGGCAGGGCGATGGCCCGGCCGGCACCGGCGCGGCGGCTCAGCGCCAGCAGGAAGCTGGCCAGCTTTTCCAGCGCCGACTTGCGGCCCAGCAGCAGCATCTGGTCCTGCGCCGCCACCAACTCGGAGGTGGTGACCGACAGCAGCCGGCGGGCCAGGGCGGGCTGGGAGTCCAGCAGGGAGTCGAGCTGGCAGCGCGGGATGCGCTGGACGGTGGAGGCGGTGATCGCCTCGGCCGAGTAGAGGTAGCGGTCGGCGAAGGCCAGCCCGACCATGTCGCCGGCCTGGAGGAAGCCGATGATCTGGCGGCGGCCGTCCGGCAGCAGCTTGTAGAGGCGGATCATGCCGTCCACCACGCGGAAGACGGCGTCGGCGGCCTCGCCCTCGGCGAAGATGGACTGCTCGCGGTCGAACACCCGGAACTGGGCGATGGCGGCCAGGGGGTCGGTGTCGTTGGCGGCGAAGCCGGCGGCGGGACGGGAGGGGGCGACACGCGGCATCGCCATCGCGGCGGCCTGATGGCCGGGCAGAACACGCGTCGGCTGGGCGGCGATGGCGGTGTGAGCGTGCATGTCGGGCCCCTCGGCTTTCGTGGAAGCGGCCCGTCCCCGTGGGGCAACCGCTCGATGAGCCGAAATTACGCGCTGCGGGGTACCCTGTGCAGTTCGGTCTTGTACCTAAGGGGCTTTGCGTACGTAAGACTACCTACGGGCCATTGCGGGCGCGCGGCGGGCGAGGGGCAGGCAGGGGGCAGACGGGGGCCAGACGGCCTTCACCCCCCATGCACCAGCCGTTCGAACAGGTCCTCCGACCCCATCTGTCCGCCCTTGAGCATCAGCTCGACGCCGTCGGTGGGCGGGTGCGCGCTGTGGGTCAGGCTGACCGTCACGCCGGGGCTGAGCGCCGTCCGGTAGGACAGGCCCCACAGGCCCAGCGCCTTCACCGCCTTGCTGGAGGTGTCGCCCCCGGCGATGCCCAGGCGGCGCAGCGGCACCTTGCGGGCGACCGAGGCGACGAAGTCCGCCGTCGCGTCGGCGATGGCGGCGGATTGGGCGGTGTCGGGCGCCTCGCCCTCCGCCGGGGCGGTCCACACCAGCACGTTCCGGCCCTGGCCCAGGAGGCCCGCGATCTCGCTCCGCAGCCGTTCGCGGTAGGCGTCGTCGTGGCA
The sequence above is drawn from the Azospirillum sp. TSH58 genome and encodes:
- a CDS encoding Bax inhibitor-1/YccA family protein, which encodes MSGPFYGNQFGSAAPAYGAAFDEGLRKHMLRVYNFMMLGLGVTGLVALFVASTPALYVPIFTTPLKWVVMLAPLAFIMVLSFRFHAMSASALQGLFWAFCAVMGVSMASIFLVFTGASVARVFFITAAMFAAMSLWGYTTKADLSKMGSFLMMGLIGIVIASLVNIFVGSSALQFAISVIGVVIFTGLTAYDTQRIKEEYAEGYGHEGNTKLAVMGALSLYLNFINLFQMLLQLMGNREE
- a CDS encoding anti-sigma factor produces the protein MNEPISDIDLNAYVDGELDAQRRIEVEAYLEANPEEAARVMHDMRVRDEIRLFIAGPAVEKAEPELAAPEPAASPAPAQPAVGAGAPLPRRKQWGALWRRPAAELMNRARARAATGSGRGRRAVAALCLVGLGWTAHSAVSSLSVNPVATAHAATHYITIAAQTHQQALHSGIDFKPFADAAQSLVNRLAPANPEVAVPIPQLDIGQAPDGLRTVAWDGGVAVQAAYRHGGSQLITLFASEVDRFAVTEPQAERIGNVSVAYWQVGTTVYALCGEQPEKEILAHARDARMAWF
- a CDS encoding sigma-70 family RNA polymerase sigma factor; translated protein: MRDELGQHLDVLRRYALVLMRDPDQAEDLVQEALVKAIEGASSFTDGRDLRKWLLAIVHNTFVDRWRRQQAERQATGELSSMAEEGSPPAQLSHVHLGQTIAALMTLPVEQREALVLVALDGMSYRDAAECLGIPVGTLMSRLGRARDALRAKTGGGRQPASDQSDRTSSDRVQRPPLRVVK
- a CDS encoding HU family DNA-binding protein; translation: MTKADLIDAIAGKLGGTKADAGKALDAVLESLQDALVKGETVKLPGFGQFEIAERGERTGRNPQTGAEIKIAASKAPKFSAGKALKDAVNGKAE
- a CDS encoding response regulator, which produces MESVPHILVAEDERLEALALADTLEGQGLRVTLTHNGLEAITALESGPASLLMTDLRMPVMDGNELIRRTRARRPTLPVIVMTADSGALWHPESERLRVLHKPFSFQAAIGAVRAMLGHARPSE
- a CDS encoding helix-turn-helix domain-containing protein — protein: MHAHTAIAAQPTRVLPGHQAAAMAMPRVAPSRPAAGFAANDTDPLAAIAQFRVFDREQSIFAEGEAADAVFRVVDGMIRLYKLLPDGRRQIIGFLQAGDMVGLAFADRYLYSAEAITASTVQRIPRCQLDSLLDSQPALARRLLSVTTSELVAAQDQMLLLGRKSALEKLASFLLALSRRAGAGRAIALPMSRCDIADHLGLTTETVSRGFTKLKTSRLIRILDGGRVELLDADALADLADCA